The following is a genomic window from Anaerolineales bacterium.
AGCTGCTGGTGCTGCCTACTGCATGGCTACACAGCCAACCGCGGCTTTGGAACCAGGCGTTCGCGGACCAACTGCGCACCGCCGGGTTCAGCGTGCAACAGGAATACCTTGCGGTGCGCGCCAGCCAGGCTGTGCTGGTCACGGCAAGCAAGCCAGACGCCAAAACTTGATTACAATGCCGGAATGGAAATTCAAATCGGTGTCGCCAAGATCAACAAGTACGCCATGTCGGAAAGCGGCGACACACTGGAAGTCGTAGAACGTCCCAATGGCGGCCTCTCCGTGGTGCTGGCCGATGGCCAACGCTCCGGCAAGAGCGCCAAGCTCATCTCCAACATGGTGGTACGCAAAGTCATCAGCCTGCTGGCTGAGGGCGTGCGTGACGGCGCTGCGGCTCGCGCGGCCTCAGACTATCTCTACACACATCGCAGCGGCAAGGTGCAGTCCACGCTCAACATCCTGTCGATCGATATGGAATCGCGCAATGTGGTCGTGACGCGCAACAACCCCAACCCAGTACTGGTCTACTACGCCGGCGAAACTCGATCGCTGGACCAGGAAAGCTCTCCCGTCGGATTGCGCCGGGAGACCCGCCCAGTCATCCACCAGATCGATCTGCAAGATGGCCTGGTGATCGCCACCTACACCGATGGCCTACCCTTTGCTGGCGTGCGCAGCAGCCAGCCGCTGGACGTGCAAGCCGAGTTTGAGCGCCTGGTCGCCAGCGGCGCCGAGCCACAAACCATCGCAGATGGTTTAATGGCCGCCGCGCTGCAGCGCGAACAGGACCGTCCCGGCGATGATGTCAGCATCGTCGTATTGGGCGTGCTGGCCAACAGGCCGGACCCGGTGCGGCGCATGTGGGTAAGATTGCCTTTATGACACAGGCAGACGACAACCCTCAAAGTACCTTGCCGCGCGTTGGCGTAGTCGGCCCCTGCAAATCGGGTAAGTCTACGCTGGTGCGCGGCCTGCAAGCTGCCGGCT
Proteins encoded in this region:
- a CDS encoding SpoIIE family protein phosphatase; the encoded protein is MEIQIGVAKINKYAMSESGDTLEVVERPNGGLSVVLADGQRSGKSAKLISNMVVRKVISLLAEGVRDGAAARAASDYLYTHRSGKVQSTLNILSIDMESRNVVVTRNNPNPVLVYYAGETRSLDQESSPVGLRRETRPVIHQIDLQDGLVIATYTDGLPFAGVRSSQPLDVQAEFERLVASGAEPQTIADGLMAAALQREQDRPGDDVSIVVLGVLANRPDPVRRMWVRLPL